AGCGGCGTTCTCGCGACCGTGATTCAGGAAGGAAGCGGCGCATCCGGACCGATGTCATCGAAAAAAATGCTCTACCGGCGCGATGGGAGCTCCGAAGGCCAAATCCCCGGGTACGAGGCGGAAATCTGGCGCGAAAGCGGCCAAATCATGCGGCGTGGCCAGCCGGCCCTGTTGCATTTCGGCGGCGAGGAGATAGCGCCGGGCATCCGGCGTGGGCGTCCGGAGGAAGCCACCGAAATTTTCATGGAGCCCATCACGATCCAGCCCCTCGTCTACCTGATCGGCGGCGGTCACGTTTCGTTTTGCGTCGCGCAGGCGGCCCACCTGGCGGGATTCCGCATCGCCGTGGTCGAGGATCGGCCCGCCTTCGCCAACGCCGAGCGCTTTCCGATAGCCGAGGATTTCTACGTCGGCGAATTTCCCGGCGTTCTGGATGAGATCCCGGTGGATGAGTCGAGCTACATCACCATCATCACCCGGGGCCACACCGACGATGAGGTCGCCCTCGAATGGGCGCTCCGCACGCCCGCCCGATACATCGGCATGATCGGCTCAAAGAGCAAGGTCCTCCTGACCTACCGGCATCTTCGCGACAAGGGCTTCGATCGCGACGAGATCATTCAGCGGGTTCACGCCCCGATCGGCCTGGATATCGGGGCGGACACTCCGGGCGAAATCGGCATCGCCATCGCCGCGGAACTCATCCGGCACCGGCGAAAGGGCGACGCACCGGACAACCAGGCCATCGGAAGCAAGCGGGTCCAGCTTCGAAGGAGACCCTGAAGGTCCGGCCTGCCGCCATGCAGCCCCTCCCGCGGTTCATCCTGGGCTTTCTCCAGCTTTTCTTCCCCCGCAATTGCGCCATCTGCGAAACCGCCCTGCGGCCCGAAACCGCCGGGATGGTATGCGCGCCCTGCCTGGAGGAAATCGAATGGAGCACGCCGCCGTGGTGCCCCTGCGGCGGCAAGCCATTTGCCTCCCGGCTCACCCTCACCCACGCACCCGATCACCTCTGCGCCGACTGCCGCACCCATCCGCCCGCGTTCGACCGCGCCCGCGCGCTGGGCCTGCATGAGGGACACCTCCGCGACGCGATGCACCTCTACAAGTACCAGCAAGTCACAAAGATGTCCGACACCTTCGCACCCGCACTCGCCCGCCTCGCCCGCGAGGCGTTTTCCGACACGGTGGAAGGGACGGGCACGGCTGTCACTTTCGTCCCCATTCTTCCGGCGCGGTGGCGGCAAAGGGGCTTCGATCAGGCCGCGGTTCTCGGACAAAAAACCGCCCGGCTCCTCGGGCTGCCCTTTCTCCGAACGCTCGAGCGCACCGCCTCCGGCACTCCCCAAACCGGCCTCCGCGGCCGGGAGCGAAGAAGGAACCTCAAGCGCGCCTTTTCCGTCCCGGATGCCGCGCCGATCGAGGGAAAGCGCATTCTCCTCGTGGACGATGTCCTGACCACCGGAGCCACCGCTTCCGCCTGCGCGAATACCCTGAAATCCGCCGGCGCCCAAAGCGTGGATGTCCTCACGGTCTGCCACGTCCATCTCAAGGCCTATACGGGATGAATTCCCCTTTTCCGCCCAATTTTGCGGAAGTTCCCCTCGTTTTTTAGATAAATTCTGATTTATTCCGGATTCGCCCACTCGGA
The DNA window shown above is from bacterium and carries:
- a CDS encoding XdhC family protein, with the translated sequence MSRDVFKEMVELKEKGQRGAIVTVVARQGSAPMSSDAKMLVREDGSTLGTVGGGCLEAEAWQTAMNTLKSGLSEKLEFDLTAEDAGDSGHICGGTVHLFVEPFQDYDINLLNEINDIRTGGGSGVLATVIQEGSGASGPMSSKKMLYRRDGSSEGQIPGYEAEIWRESGQIMRRGQPALLHFGGEEIAPGIRRGRPEEATEIFMEPITIQPLVYLIGGGHVSFCVAQAAHLAGFRIAVVEDRPAFANAERFPIAEDFYVGEFPGVLDEIPVDESSYITIITRGHTDDEVALEWALRTPARYIGMIGSKSKVLLTYRHLRDKGFDRDEIIQRVHAPIGLDIGADTPGEIGIAIAAELIRHRRKGDAPDNQAIGSKRVQLRRRP
- a CDS encoding ComF family protein; protein product: MQPLPRFILGFLQLFFPRNCAICETALRPETAGMVCAPCLEEIEWSTPPWCPCGGKPFASRLTLTHAPDHLCADCRTHPPAFDRARALGLHEGHLRDAMHLYKYQQVTKMSDTFAPALARLAREAFSDTVEGTGTAVTFVPILPARWRQRGFDQAAVLGQKTARLLGLPFLRTLERTASGTPQTGLRGRERRRNLKRAFSVPDAAPIEGKRILLVDDVLTTGATASACANTLKSAGAQSVDVLTVCHVHLKAYTG